A genomic region of Raphanus sativus cultivar WK10039 chromosome 6, ASM80110v3, whole genome shotgun sequence contains the following coding sequences:
- the LOC108807242 gene encoding receptor-like cytosolic serine/threonine-protein kinase RBK1 — translation MAVEEMEKKKKKNKNKNKGSSDKTDTENNDSLSIDDPSPRCVLEIPLTSSDSDNSSSCSSCSPDKSLSPLSTTPPNVSSLQQHGLQWNRMIDTIKKKSIRRFSVIPLLASYELTRKNMQRRKQPKLSPSVDCGQILVAKPSWRNFTYEELVAATDSFNPDNMIGKGGHAEVYKGVLPDGETVAIKKLMRHATEEEERVSDFLSELGMIAHVNHPNAARLRGFSSDRGLHFVLEYAPHGSLASLLFGSEEECLDWKKRYKVALGVADGLSYLHNDCPRRIIHRDIKASNILLSQDYEAQISDFGLAKWLPDNCPHQIVFPIEGTFGYLAPEYFMHGIVDEKTDVFAFGVLLLEIITGRRAVDTASRQSIVLWAKPLLEKSSVEEIVDPKLGNDFDETEMKRVTQTASMCIHHVATMRPEMNRLVQLLRGDDRLAEPQGVARTVSLDGCDLQDHTSSSYLNDLTRHRQLLME, via the exons ATGGCTGTTGAAG agatggagaagaagaagaagaagaacaagaacaagaacaaaggAAGCAGTGATAAGACGGATACGGAGAACAACGACTCATTATCTATCGACGATCCATCGCCGAGATGCGTTCTTGAAATCCCGTTAACGAGTTCAGACTCGGACAACAGCAGCAGCTGCAGCTCGTGCTCTCCTGACAAATCGTTGTCCCCGTTGTCTACGACTCCTCCGAACGTCTCGTCTTTACAACAACACGGCCTTCAATGGAACAGGATGATCGACAccatcaagaagaagtccaTAAGGAGATTCTCCGTCATTCCTCTCCTCGCTAGCTACGAGCTCACGAGGAAAAACATGCAGCGACGGAAACAGCCTAAGTTGTCTCCGTCCGTTGACTGCGGTCAAATCCTCGTCGCTAAACCTTCCTGGAGGAATTTCACTTACGAAGAGCTTGTCGCTGCCACCGACAGTTTTAATCCCG ATAATATGATTGGGAAAGGAGGACATGCGGAGGTATACAAAGGAGTTTTACCTGACGGAGAGACGGTGGCGATCAAGAAGCTGATGAGACACGCcacggaagaagaagaaagagtcAGCGACTTCTTGTCAGAGTTAGGGATGATCGCACATGTCAACCACCCAAACGCAGCTAGGCTTCGCGGTTTCAGCAGCGATCGCGGTTTGCATTTCGTGCTCGAGTACGCTCCTCACGGCAGTCTCGCTTCTCTACTCTTTG GGTCTGAGGAGGAGTGTTTGGATTGGAAGAAACGGTATAAAGTGGCTTTGGGTGTAGCTGATGGTTTGAGTTATCTTCATAATGATTGTCCTAGACGGATTATACACCGTGACATCAAAGCTTCCAACATTTTGCTAAGTCAAGATTACGAAGCTCAG ATATCTGATTTTGGACTTGCTAAGTGGCTCCCAGATAATTGTCCTCATCAAATTGTTTTCCCTATCGAAGGCACATTCGG GTATCTAGCTCCAGAGTACTTTATGCATGggattgttgatgagaagacggATGTGTTTGCGTTTGGTGTATTGCTTCTAGAGATCATAACTGGTCGTCGTGCTGTTGATACAGCTAGCAGGCAAAGCATTGTATTGTGG GCGAAACCGCTTCTAGAGAAGAGCAGCGTGGAGGAAATAGTTGATCCTAAGCTAGGAAATGACTTTGATGAAACCGAGATGAAAAGAGTTACGCAAACAGCTTCAATGTGTATACACCATGTAGCCACTATGCGTCCTGAAATGAACCGG TTGGTGCAGCTATTGCGTGGGGATGACCGGTTAGCTGAGCCGCAAGGCGTAGCAAGAACAGTGAGTCTAGACGGTTGTGACTTACAAGATCATACGTCTTCCTCATACCTTAATGATCTCACTCGGCATAGACAACTCTTGATGGAGTGA
- the LOC108807811 gene encoding non-functional pseudokinase ZRK15-like encodes MGWWKKKKSRAVVKEKTWDQGRPSINNCLKQKMVLAPFFSELCIISDPNLPLLPQLYARAGAAWDRDQWRGEKILEALIQCCDGKPNPIKFFTADQILKATQKHICKCSILERRKSICECSRVSELYFHGKWYSGTLDDHRMILLRKMKGRSPHPPRDICSGPPKDVAISSMVSGHKNFMKLVGCCFEFEYPVIVYYGGEEQYSPVDLNKIVTWRRRMKIAEEVATALAYLHVAFSRPFVYRNMGLRNILLDENGVAKLNDLSYCVSIPKGETHVKLTWAGKDYDYMDDDYIFNRVVSEKTDVFGFGVFMQKLLTGEEKFEELCGWKNWREKNKFPKWLSTYMGEGRMDEIIDPKISEGSEEEERCLTEAFLVLSERCIGLRGEVPKMVEVAKELKRSLKQGV; translated from the exons ATGGGttggtggaagaagaagaagtcacGAGCCGTTGTTAAAGAGAAGACGTGGGACCAGGGCCGGCCCAGCATAAACAACTGCCTAAAGCAAAAAATGGTTTTGGCGCCCTTCTTCTCCGAGCTTTGTATTATAAGTGATCCGAACCTGCCT CTGCTTCCCCAGCTTTATGCCAGGGCCGGCGCTGCGTGGGACAGAGACCAATGGAGGGGAGAGAAGATTTTAGAAGCGTTAATCCAATGCTGTGATGGCAAACCCAATCCCATAAAATTCTTCACTGCTGATCAAATCCTCAAAGCCACTCAAAAACATATATGCAAGTGTAGTATCCTTGAAAGACGTAAAAGTATCTGCGAGTGCAGTCGTGTTTCCGAATTATATTTTCATGGGAAATGGTATTCAGGTACGCTCGATGACCATCGCATGATTCTCCTTAGGAAAATGAAGGGAAGAAGTCCACATCCCCCTAGAGACATCTGCTCTGGACCTCCTAAGGACGTAGCGATATCATCGATGGTGAGTGGTCACAAAAATTTCATGAAGTTGGTTGGGTGTTGTTTTGAGTTTGAGTATCCAGTCATAGTTTATTATGGTGGAGAGGAACAATACTCACCTGTAGATTTGAATAAGATAGTGACGTGGAGAAGGAGAATGAAGATAGCAGAGGAAGTTGCAACGGCTTTAGCTTATCTTCACGTTGCGTTCTCAAGACCCTTTGTGTATAGGAACATGGGGTTACGTAATATATTATTGGATGAAAATGGCGTTGCGAAGTTGAATGATTTGTCTTATTGTGTCTCCATCCCAAAAGGAGAAACACATGTTAAGCTTACTTGGGCAGGGAAAGACTACGATTACATGGACGATGATTATATATTCAACCGCGTTGTGTCGGAGAAAACTGATGTTTTCGGGTTTGGTGTTTTTATGCAAAAGCTTTTGACAGGAGAAGAAAAATTCGAGGAGCTTTGTGGTTGGAAGAACtggagagaaaaaaacaaattcccAAAGTGGTTGTCTACGTACATGGGAGAAGGAAGAATGGATGAGATCATTGATCCAAAGATTAGTGAAGgttcagaagaagaagagcgtTGTCTAACGGAAGCTTTTCTTGTCCTCTCAGAAAGATGCATTGGTCTTAGAGGGGAAGTTCCGAAAATGGTGGAAGTGGCCAAGGAACTAAAGAGATCACTTAAACAAGGGGTTTAG